A DNA window from Vigna angularis cultivar LongXiaoDou No.4 chromosome 1, ASM1680809v1, whole genome shotgun sequence contains the following coding sequences:
- the LOC108318923 gene encoding YTH domain-containing protein ECT4 isoform X1 has product MEMYDASEIRNADAYLIEGTDLNSHLTNPNFEQFQVMFNDGAPEFVIDQNSYYPAATNYGYYCTGFESPREWEDHHRIFGVDGPDIQYAGSQHESFPYVYYTPSYGYAQSPYNPYNPYIPGAMIGVDGSLGGANQYYSLPNYQNPISSPAYIPFVVQPDNFPNSSVDSLFDTSASVGRPDGKGLKHKFSLASGAFARNSSKSLSNPTSSLARIPEGPRDNAGIKKDVTSGSGSGRGFLNLPLPAVRQARSIDALTHPVDTISNGNVLSHRKSSEFSDCGSIANGQSAVAKLRPKAQMAKGWSDVNGSSDVLGELNRGPRISNSNSKYHLAVKAYTNKGDGNTQDNIIIYTDQYNREDFPVNIENAKYFVIKSYSEDDVHKSIKYNVWSSTPHGNKKLQNAYEDAARISAGKSGGCPIFLFFSVNASGQFCGVAEMVGPVDFNKDMDFWQQDKWSGNFPVKWHIIKDVPNANFRHIILENNENKPVTNSRDTQEIMYGKGLEMLKMFKNHSLKTSLLDDFMYYENRQKIMQEEKAKLLIRTLENPLSLPTLEPPRKLNFVFDIPPVSVEKNSKTDDEFDNLKQTSSSGHIVCSSDVTNMAPVDEKNEKGTVEKEDISSVFKIGSVTITPKQVETKPSSISVSKKEQPDVFTVGSMQVKVNGFAKSSSFLKIGSIPLDPRKVQLDGGTRVKNGS; this is encoded by the exons ATGGAAATGTATGATGCTTCTGAAATTCGGAATGCAGATGCTTATTTG ATTGAAGGCACCGATTTAAACTCACATTTGACAAACCCAAATTTCGAACAATTTCAAGTCATGTTTAATGATGGAGCCCCTGAATTTGTTATTGATCAGAACTCATATTACCCTGCTGCCACCAATTATGGATATTATTGTACAG GATTTGAATCACCCAGAGAATGGGAGGACCACCATAGAATTTTTGGTGTAGATGGTCCTGATATTCAGTACGCG GGTTCACAACATGAAAGTTTTCCATATGTATATTATACACCTAGCTATGGATATGCACAGTCTCCATACAATCCATACAATCCTTATATTCCTGGTGCAATGATTGGAGTTGATGGTTCACTTGGAGGAGCAAATCAATATTACTCTCTCCCCAATTATCAAAACCCCATTTCTTCACCTGCTTATATTCCTTTCGTTGTTCAACCAGACAATTTCCCTAATAGTTCTGTTGACTCATTGTTTGATACTAGTGCTTCTGTCGGTAGACCTGATGGAAAAGGTTTAAAACATAAGTTCAGCTTAGCTTCTGGTGCCTTTGCTAGGAACTCTTCAAAATCATTGTCAAATCCAACAAGTTCCTTGGCCAGGATACCAGAAGGGCCAAGAGATAATGCTGGGATAAAGAAAGACGTGACAAGTGGCAGTGGTTCTGGCAGGGGTTTTCTTAATCTGCCGTTGCCAGCTGTCCGTCAG GCCAGAAGCATTGATGCCTTAACCCATCCTGTAGATACTATTTCCAATGGAAACGTTTTGTCCCATCGTAAGAGTAGTGAATTTTCTGATTGTGGATCTATTGCTAATGGACAGTCTGCAGTTGCTAAACTGCGACCAAAGGCTCAAATGGCTAAAGGATGGAGTGATGTAAATGGAAGTTCTGATGTTTTAGGTGAGCTAAATCGGGGCCCAAGAATTAGTAATAGTAATTCAAAATACCACCTGGCTGTCAAAGCCTATACAAACAAAGGAGATGGCAATACACAAGACaacataatcatttatactgaTCAATATAACAGGGAAGATTTCCCTGTCAACATTGAAAATGCAAagtattttgttataaaatcatACAGTGAAGATGACGTGCACAAAAGCATTAAATATAATGTCTGGTCATCAACACCTCATGGAAACAAGAAGCTGCAGAATGCCTATGAAGATGCTGCGAGAATATCTGCTGGAAAATCCGGAGGCTGCcctatctttcttttcttttct GTTAACGCAAGCGGTCAATTTTGTGGGGTTGCAGAGATGGTTGGTCCTGTTGACTTCAATAAGGACATGGACTTTTGGCAGCAAGATAAGTGGAGTGGAAACTTCCCTGTGAAGTGGCACATCATAAAAGATGTGCCAAATGCAAATTTTAGACACATTATACTAGAGAACAACGAGAACAAACCTGTTACTAATAGCAGAGACACACAAGAG ATAATGTATGGTAAAGGTTTGGAAATGCTGAAGATGTTCAAAAACCATAGTTTGAAGACATCTTTGCTTGATGACTTTATGTATTATGAAAATCGACAAAAGATCATGCAAGAAGAAAAGGCCAAATTGCTAATCAGAACTTTAGAAAATCCATTATCGTTACCTACATTGGAACCGCCTCGGAAGTTGAATTTTGTCTTTGACATCCCTCCTGTCAGTGTTGAGAAGAATTCAAAAACGGATGATGAGTTTGATAACTTAAAACAGACTTCAAGTAGTGGACATATTGTGTGTAGTTCTGATGTCACCAACATGGCACCTGTAgatgaaaagaatgagaaaGGTACTGTTGAGAAAGAAGATATCTCTTCTGTGTTTAAGATTGGTTCTGTCACTATTACCCCAAAACAAGTGGAGACTAAACCATCTTCCATTAGTGTCTCTAAGAAGGAACAACCTGATGTTTTCACGGTAGGCTCAATGCAAGTTAAAGTTAACGGATTTGCTAAGTCTTCTAGTTTTTTGAAGATCGGGAGTATCCCACTTGATCCGAGGAAAGTACAGCTGGACGGAGGCACTCGTGTTAAAAATGGATCTTAA
- the LOC108318923 gene encoding YTH domain-containing protein ECT4 isoform X2 has product MEMYDASEIRNADAYLIEGTDLNSHLTNPNFEQFQVMFNDGAPEFVIDQNSYYPAATNYGYYCTGFESPREWEDHHRIFGVDGPDIQYAGSQHESFPYVYYTPSYGYAQSPYNPYNPYIPGAMIGVDGSLGGANQYYSLPNYQNPISSPAYIPFVVQPDNFPNSSVDSLFDTSASVGRPDGKGLKHKFSLASGAFARNSSKSLSNPTSSLARIPEGPRDNAGIKKDVTSGSGSGRGFLNLPLPAVRQSAVAKLRPKAQMAKGWSDVNGSSDVLGELNRGPRISNSNSKYHLAVKAYTNKGDGNTQDNIIIYTDQYNREDFPVNIENAKYFVIKSYSEDDVHKSIKYNVWSSTPHGNKKLQNAYEDAARISAGKSGGCPIFLFFSVNASGQFCGVAEMVGPVDFNKDMDFWQQDKWSGNFPVKWHIIKDVPNANFRHIILENNENKPVTNSRDTQEIMYGKGLEMLKMFKNHSLKTSLLDDFMYYENRQKIMQEEKAKLLIRTLENPLSLPTLEPPRKLNFVFDIPPVSVEKNSKTDDEFDNLKQTSSSGHIVCSSDVTNMAPVDEKNEKGTVEKEDISSVFKIGSVTITPKQVETKPSSISVSKKEQPDVFTVGSMQVKVNGFAKSSSFLKIGSIPLDPRKVQLDGGTRVKNGS; this is encoded by the exons ATGGAAATGTATGATGCTTCTGAAATTCGGAATGCAGATGCTTATTTG ATTGAAGGCACCGATTTAAACTCACATTTGACAAACCCAAATTTCGAACAATTTCAAGTCATGTTTAATGATGGAGCCCCTGAATTTGTTATTGATCAGAACTCATATTACCCTGCTGCCACCAATTATGGATATTATTGTACAG GATTTGAATCACCCAGAGAATGGGAGGACCACCATAGAATTTTTGGTGTAGATGGTCCTGATATTCAGTACGCG GGTTCACAACATGAAAGTTTTCCATATGTATATTATACACCTAGCTATGGATATGCACAGTCTCCATACAATCCATACAATCCTTATATTCCTGGTGCAATGATTGGAGTTGATGGTTCACTTGGAGGAGCAAATCAATATTACTCTCTCCCCAATTATCAAAACCCCATTTCTTCACCTGCTTATATTCCTTTCGTTGTTCAACCAGACAATTTCCCTAATAGTTCTGTTGACTCATTGTTTGATACTAGTGCTTCTGTCGGTAGACCTGATGGAAAAGGTTTAAAACATAAGTTCAGCTTAGCTTCTGGTGCCTTTGCTAGGAACTCTTCAAAATCATTGTCAAATCCAACAAGTTCCTTGGCCAGGATACCAGAAGGGCCAAGAGATAATGCTGGGATAAAGAAAGACGTGACAAGTGGCAGTGGTTCTGGCAGGGGTTTTCTTAATCTGCCGTTGCCAGCTGTCCGTCAG TCTGCAGTTGCTAAACTGCGACCAAAGGCTCAAATGGCTAAAGGATGGAGTGATGTAAATGGAAGTTCTGATGTTTTAGGTGAGCTAAATCGGGGCCCAAGAATTAGTAATAGTAATTCAAAATACCACCTGGCTGTCAAAGCCTATACAAACAAAGGAGATGGCAATACACAAGACaacataatcatttatactgaTCAATATAACAGGGAAGATTTCCCTGTCAACATTGAAAATGCAAagtattttgttataaaatcatACAGTGAAGATGACGTGCACAAAAGCATTAAATATAATGTCTGGTCATCAACACCTCATGGAAACAAGAAGCTGCAGAATGCCTATGAAGATGCTGCGAGAATATCTGCTGGAAAATCCGGAGGCTGCcctatctttcttttcttttct GTTAACGCAAGCGGTCAATTTTGTGGGGTTGCAGAGATGGTTGGTCCTGTTGACTTCAATAAGGACATGGACTTTTGGCAGCAAGATAAGTGGAGTGGAAACTTCCCTGTGAAGTGGCACATCATAAAAGATGTGCCAAATGCAAATTTTAGACACATTATACTAGAGAACAACGAGAACAAACCTGTTACTAATAGCAGAGACACACAAGAG ATAATGTATGGTAAAGGTTTGGAAATGCTGAAGATGTTCAAAAACCATAGTTTGAAGACATCTTTGCTTGATGACTTTATGTATTATGAAAATCGACAAAAGATCATGCAAGAAGAAAAGGCCAAATTGCTAATCAGAACTTTAGAAAATCCATTATCGTTACCTACATTGGAACCGCCTCGGAAGTTGAATTTTGTCTTTGACATCCCTCCTGTCAGTGTTGAGAAGAATTCAAAAACGGATGATGAGTTTGATAACTTAAAACAGACTTCAAGTAGTGGACATATTGTGTGTAGTTCTGATGTCACCAACATGGCACCTGTAgatgaaaagaatgagaaaGGTACTGTTGAGAAAGAAGATATCTCTTCTGTGTTTAAGATTGGTTCTGTCACTATTACCCCAAAACAAGTGGAGACTAAACCATCTTCCATTAGTGTCTCTAAGAAGGAACAACCTGATGTTTTCACGGTAGGCTCAATGCAAGTTAAAGTTAACGGATTTGCTAAGTCTTCTAGTTTTTTGAAGATCGGGAGTATCCCACTTGATCCGAGGAAAGTACAGCTGGACGGAGGCACTCGTGTTAAAAATGGATCTTAA